From the genome of Scytonema hofmannii PCC 7110, one region includes:
- a CDS encoding tetratricopeptide repeat protein: MDWIILLRSLQSDFIKRFTSGRLLHCETEGQHSELTVISGERLKALREFCWQMAEKYKRTSPVRDVFISNLKGKLGEELVKERLADFITEVDYDKRFGGDGKVDFTLTFDSSVGIAVKSRHGSLDKARWSISIEEVQKNAVVVCILIQEEVNEAQPEYHLLLAGFLPTQMIKLRTGKVTFGMEQLMYGGGLRCYLEQLQTFTDDNFPRQQAPIYRDLPKREIPEVQPKPQLIKPNFYREENSYSPSRNEELGQLYIKLGDEYFEKGKYSDAIAAYNEVLQLNPKDVIIYYKRGLARYHLGDYEGAIADYSQAIRINPYYGKVYIRSGLARYHLGDYEGAIADYSQAIRINPNDAFAYKNRADVRSHIGDRQGALEDYTQAMKMNPSLLKDKQGFSQVVEVQPTDADSYKKRGHSRHDLGDYKGAIEDYTQAIKKNPQDIKILYHRANARYDLADYEEAIKDYTKVIHNNSHDADAYFNRGHAHLNLGNKQEALEDFQRAADFYRKEGKLEEHKNARERVLDLEIEDSLDILNF, translated from the coding sequence ATGGACTGGATTATCCTACTGCGATCGCTGCAGTCAGATTTTATCAAAAGATTCACATCTGGTCGTTTGCTGCATTGTGAAACAGAAGGTCAACATAGCGAATTGACAGTTATTTCTGGCGAGAGATTAAAGGCACTGCGAGAGTTTTGCTGGCAAATGGCTGAGAAATACAAACGTACTTCTCCGGTTCGTGATGTTTTTATCAGCAATCTCAAAGGAAAGTTAGGTGAAGAACTTGTTAAAGAACGTTTGGCAGATTTTATTACAGAAGTTGATTATGACAAACGCTTTGGTGGCGATGGCAAAGTGGATTTTACACTGACTTTTGACTCCTCGGTTGGCATTGCAGTCAAATCTCGTCATGGCAGTCTTGACAAAGCTAGATGGTCTATTAGTATAGAAGAAGTGCAAAAAAATGCAGTTGTTGTTTGCATTTTGATTCAAGAAGAGGTGAATGAAGCACAACCAGAATATCATCTCTTGTTAGCTGGCTTTCTTCCGACCCAAATGATTAAGCTTAGGACAGGCAAAGTTACATTTGGGATGGAACAATTAATGTACGGGGGTGGATTGCGTTGCTATTTAGAACAGTTACAAACTTTTACAGATGATAACTTTCCCCGACAACAAGCTCCTATTTACAGAGATCTTCCTAAACGAGAAATTCCAGAGGTGCAACCCAAACCTCAGTTGATTAAGCCCAACTTCTATCGTGAAGAAAATAGCTATTCTCCCTCCCGGAATGAAGAATTAGGTCAGCTTTATATAAAACTGGGTGATGAATACTTTGAAAAAGGAAAGTATAGTGATGCGATCGCAGCTTACAATGAAGTTTTGCAACTCAATCCTAAAGATGTCATTATTTATTACAAACGCGGTTTAGCCCGCTATCATTTGGGAGATTATGAAGGTGCGATCGCTGATTACTCTCAAGCTATTAGAATAAATCCTTATTACGGTAAAGTTTATATCAGAAGCGGTTTAGCTCGGTATCACTTGGGAGACTATGAAGGTGCGATCGCTGATTACTCTCAAGCTATTAGGATAAATCCCAATGACGCCTTTGCTTACAAAAACCGTGCTGATGTGCGTTCTCATATAGGCGATCGTCAAGGCGCATTAGAAGATTATACTCAAGCAATGAAAATGAATCCAAGCTTGCTAAAAGATAAGCAAGGATTTTCCCAAGTTGTTGAAGTTCAGCCCACCGATGCAGACAGTTATAAAAAGCGGGGTCACTCTCGTCACGATCTGGGGGATTATAAAGGAGCGATTGAGGATTACACTCAAGCAATTAAGAAAAATCCTCAAGATATTAAGATTCTTTACCACCGTGCTAATGCTCGTTACGATCTAGCAGATTACGAAGAAGCTATTAAGGATTACACTAAAGTTATTCACAATAATTCTCATGATGCTGATGCTTATTTCAACCGAGGTCATGCTCATTTGAATTTGGGAAATAAGCAAGAAGCCCTAGAAGATTTTCAGAGAGCCGCAGATTTTTATCGCAAAGAAGGTAAACTAGAAGAGCACAAAAATGCACGGGAAAGAGTTCTCGATCTAGAAATAGAAGACTCATTAGATATTTTAAATTTTTAG
- a CDS encoding sensor histidine kinase, producing the protein MLFRSSSSASENLESKAKEKQLGLKSFFGKIKINYFINSLSIAKKIGYGYSVSIGLAILGTTSGLVIADYYEKQAQIQLELAYQQEDMLRNLENAVMTTRLHPQRLVTVIEDSVWLEFEKNKFLAHVEQVKIFLSELEFFIKKNPNHLAVEYEYLTNILQKYQKNTESYSTLIKSFWEKIDSNKLEMKKTSSNQSEFMVIMKGKEAARINVTFELISEELSRILIRAKTQKQHANTSFSHAQALRLQTIFGSMLLSVAIAAALALYTSGGIARPLLAVTDVARKITQEQDFDLRSPVTSTDEVGTLATSLNQLVQWVGDYTHELEVSRQTLEQRVEERTQELKLALQDLQETQGQLIQTEKMSSLGQMVAGVAHEINNPVNFIYGNIECASCYFQDLLDLIHLYQQQYPNQNKIIEEKIQEIEFEFLSNDLFKMLSSMKIGAQRIREIVLSLRNFSRLDEAEMKEVDIHEGIDNTLLILNHRIKQEIEIIKKYGNLPLVECYPAQLNQVFMNILSNAIDALIDENVSSNKQIAIETSKLNNNQVKIVIKDNGPGIPSEIKNKLFDPFFTTKPVGKGTGLGLSICYKIIEKHKGNIEVVSDLGKGTEFILTLPIK; encoded by the coding sequence ATGCTATTTCGCAGTTCTAGTTCTGCTTCGGAAAACCTAGAAAGCAAAGCTAAAGAGAAACAGTTAGGCTTAAAATCTTTCTTTGGTAAAATAAAAATCAATTACTTCATTAATAGTCTAAGTATTGCTAAAAAAATTGGTTACGGATATTCTGTGTCAATTGGTCTTGCTATTTTAGGCACAACGAGCGGGCTAGTCATCGCTGATTACTACGAAAAACAAGCTCAGATACAGTTAGAGCTAGCTTATCAGCAAGAGGATATGTTAAGAAATTTAGAAAATGCAGTGATGACAACACGATTACATCCTCAGCGCTTAGTAACAGTTATAGAAGATTCTGTTTGGTTAGAATTTGAAAAAAATAAATTTTTAGCTCATGTGGAGCAAGTTAAGATATTTTTATCGGAACTTGAGTTTTTTATCAAAAAAAATCCCAATCATTTAGCAGTAGAATATGAATATTTAACAAATATTTTACAAAAATATCAAAAAAATACAGAATCTTATAGTACTTTAATAAAGTCTTTTTGGGAAAAAATAGACTCTAATAAATTAGAGATGAAAAAGACATCAAGTAACCAGAGTGAATTTATGGTTATTATGAAGGGGAAGGAAGCTGCTCGCATCAATGTTACCTTTGAATTGATTTCAGAAGAGTTAAGTCGAATTTTAATCCGAGCTAAAACTCAAAAACAGCACGCAAATACCAGCTTTAGTCATGCTCAAGCACTGCGATTGCAAACTATCTTTGGAAGCATGCTTCTGTCAGTTGCCATCGCCGCAGCATTAGCACTCTACACTAGTGGGGGAATCGCCCGTCCTCTACTTGCAGTAACTGATGTTGCTAGAAAAATTACTCAAGAACAAGATTTTGATCTCAGATCCCCTGTCACGAGTACCGATGAAGTAGGTACGCTTGCAACCTCCCTCAATCAATTGGTGCAATGGGTAGGAGATTACACCCATGAACTAGAAGTTTCTCGCCAAACTTTAGAACAACGAGTAGAAGAACGAACTCAAGAACTGAAACTTGCATTGCAAGATCTGCAAGAAACCCAGGGTCAACTCATTCAAACAGAAAAAATGTCTTCCCTTGGTCAAATGGTAGCAGGAGTTGCCCATGAAATTAATAACCCTGTTAACTTTATTTATGGCAATATTGAATGTGCTAGTTGTTATTTTCAAGACTTACTTGATTTAATACATTTATATCAGCAGCAATATCCCAACCAGAACAAAATTATTGAAGAGAAAATTCAAGAAATTGAATTTGAGTTTCTCAGCAATGATTTATTTAAAATGCTTTCTTCCATGAAAATAGGCGCACAGCGCATTCGAGAAATAGTGTTATCTTTGCGAAACTTCTCTCGGCTAGATGAAGCTGAGATGAAAGAAGTTGATATTCATGAAGGCATAGACAATACATTATTAATTCTCAATCATCGAATTAAGCAGGAGATTGAAATTATAAAAAAATATGGAAACTTGCCTTTAGTTGAGTGCTATCCAGCACAACTCAATCAAGTGTTTATGAATATTTTAAGTAACGCGATAGATGCACTGATAGATGAAAATGTAAGTAGCAACAAACAGATTGCGATCGAGACATCAAAGTTAAATAATAATCAAGTAAAAATAGTAATAAAGGATAATGGACCTGGAATTCCTTCTGAAATTAAAAATAAGCTTTTCGATCCGTTTTTTACAACTAAACCAGTCGGAAAAGGGACTGGTTTAGGATTAAGTATTTGTTACAAAATTATTGAAAAGCACAAGGGCAACATTGAAGTGGTTTCAGATCTTGGTAAAGGAACCGAATTTATACTGACGTTACCGATTAAGTAG
- a CDS encoding phosphate/phosphite/phosphonate ABC transporter substrate-binding protein, protein MKRRNFIDNFLLFLVGCTTVNTYNNSSQISPVTLPKKLRFTVTDDKKLEEIQQSFGDFKTALEQVLETTVEFVPVENYVAAATALQLDRVDLVLVGPSEYVIIRARTKAIPLTAITRPNYHSLIIVSRKSGIKSLAQLKGKKIALGDLGAAGSHISPLKMLIDAGLNPKSDVEIFNLGEKERLMSLKKGEVHASALSNNTYEREVVEKKAESEFSIVAQSPLLPNDVFILNSKFEPAVVEQIRSRILKSQEKLIHALRLGRKNKKYKQSQLVPVNDADYNMIREVYRAIGQGTFF, encoded by the coding sequence ATGAAAAGACGAAATTTTATTGACAATTTTTTACTATTTCTTGTTGGTTGTACGACAGTCAATACTTATAATAATTCTTCTCAAATATCTCCCGTAACTTTGCCTAAAAAGCTAAGATTTACAGTGACAGACGACAAAAAATTAGAAGAAATACAGCAGAGTTTTGGTGATTTTAAAACAGCACTCGAACAGGTATTAGAAACAACGGTAGAGTTTGTTCCAGTTGAAAATTACGTTGCTGCTGCAACTGCTTTACAGTTGGATCGGGTCGATCTTGTTTTAGTTGGTCCATCTGAGTATGTGATTATACGTGCAAGAACTAAAGCTATTCCTCTGACTGCTATTACGCGTCCAAATTATCACTCACTCATCATTGTTTCTCGCAAAAGTGGCATTAAGTCACTAGCACAGTTAAAAGGAAAAAAAATTGCTTTGGGGGATTTAGGAGCAGCAGGTAGCCATATTAGTCCTTTGAAGATGCTGATAGATGCTGGATTAAATCCTAAGTCTGATGTTGAAATTTTTAACTTGGGAGAAAAAGAGCGCTTGATGAGTTTAAAAAAAGGTGAAGTTCATGCATCAGCACTGTCAAACAATACATACGAGCGAGAAGTTGTAGAAAAAAAAGCAGAGAGTGAGTTTTCAATTGTAGCGCAAAGCCCGCTCTTACCCAACGATGTTTTTATTCTCAATAGCAAATTTGAGCCTGCTGTTGTGGAGCAGATTAGATCGCGCATATTAAAGAGTCAAGAAAAACTTATTCACGCTCTGAGACTTGGACGCAAAAACAAAAAATACAAACAATCCCAACTGGTTCCTGTTAATGATGCTGATTATAATATGATTCGTGAAGTTTATCGAGCGATCGGACAAGGTACATTTTTTTAG
- a CDS encoding iron uptake porin, protein MISRIWLNSLLLSPTVTIATLVVSLSTVTAEVSVPKQNRPYSIADFSQNNQLQVTSVSQLSDVQATDWAFVALQSLIERYGCIAGYPNGTYRGNRVITRYEFAAGLNACLDRVNELVTTTSADLVTKEDLATLQKLQEEFVAELAQLGDAAKQPLRERINVLESSTDEAQKNQFSTTTKLTGEAIFAVSGVFGNDAADRDSNSNNNSDLQNNIIFSDRLRLNFDTSFIGKDLLRVRLQARNGTEFQGSVTGTRMTRLGFDGDEDNKVGLDDLYYYFPIGNKVKVTLVAVEGKLNDFVETFNPLESSGNGGISRFGRFNPIYRASDGAGLGINYEFSKSTNLSLAYLASDAKDSADKNGLFNGNYGALAQFSFKPIKNLDIGLTYVHSYYAGGGNSGVNLTGNTGSANARRPFGNVATSADSFGLQTSIRINPKFTVSGWVGYSFVESEVSSDRADILNYAVTLALRDLGGKGNLAGLVFGIPPKVVESSQVSDPGTSLHIEGFYRLQVTDKISITPGLFVITNPEHNNNNDSIFVGVIRTTFKF, encoded by the coding sequence GTGATATCAAGAATTTGGCTAAATTCTTTGCTGCTCAGCCCCACTGTTACGATCGCAACCTTGGTTGTCTCACTTTCAACAGTTACAGCTGAAGTATCAGTCCCCAAGCAAAATCGACCATATAGCATAGCGGACTTTTCTCAAAACAATCAACTGCAAGTCACCTCCGTTTCTCAGTTATCTGACGTGCAAGCTACAGATTGGGCTTTTGTTGCACTACAATCTCTAATAGAACGGTATGGTTGTATTGCTGGCTATCCTAACGGTACTTATCGCGGTAACCGGGTAATAACACGATACGAATTTGCGGCAGGGTTAAATGCTTGTTTAGATCGGGTCAATGAACTTGTTACGACTACAAGCGCCGATCTAGTCACTAAAGAAGATTTAGCCACACTTCAAAAGCTGCAAGAAGAGTTTGTCGCAGAACTTGCTCAGCTGGGCGATGCTGCAAAGCAGCCGCTTCGCGAACGCATAAATGTGTTAGAATCTAGCACGGATGAAGCTCAAAAGAATCAGTTTTCAACCACCACAAAACTCACTGGTGAAGCTATCTTTGCTGTGAGTGGTGTTTTTGGTAATGATGCAGCCGATAGAGACAGCAATTCAAATAACAACTCAGATTTGCAAAATAATATTATATTTAGCGACCGCCTGCGACTCAATTTTGATACTAGTTTTATTGGCAAAGACCTTTTAAGAGTCCGCTTACAAGCCAGAAATGGGACTGAGTTTCAAGGTAGTGTCACAGGTACTAGAATGACTCGTTTGGGATTTGATGGAGATGAGGATAACAAAGTCGGGCTAGATGATTTGTACTATTACTTTCCCATAGGTAATAAAGTTAAAGTTACCCTTGTTGCTGTTGAAGGTAAATTGAATGATTTTGTTGAAACCTTCAATCCCTTAGAAAGTTCTGGGAACGGTGGGATTTCTCGTTTTGGACGGTTTAACCCTATTTATCGAGCTTCTGATGGTGCAGGGTTAGGTATTAACTACGAGTTCAGCAAGTCTACTAACCTCTCTTTAGCCTATCTCGCTAGTGATGCCAAAGATTCTGCTGATAAAAATGGACTTTTTAATGGTAACTATGGTGCTTTGGCACAATTCTCCTTTAAGCCAATCAAAAATTTAGATATAGGATTAACTTACGTTCACTCTTACTATGCAGGAGGTGGTAATAGTGGTGTCAACCTTACAGGTAACACGGGTAGCGCTAATGCTAGGAGACCCTTTGGTAACGTCGCAACGTCAGCAGATTCTTTTGGCTTACAAACAAGCATACGTATAAACCCTAAATTTACTGTCTCTGGTTGGGTAGGCTACTCATTTGTAGAGTCAGAAGTGAGTAGCGATCGCGCAGATATTTTGAACTATGCTGTAACTTTAGCTTTACGAGACTTGGGAGGAAAAGGCAATCTTGCTGGTCTTGTTTTTGGTATACCACCAAAAGTTGTAGAAAGCAGCCAGGTATCAGATCCAGGGACTTCTTTGCACATAGAAGGTTTTTATCGGTTACAAGTTACAGATAAAATCTCCATTACCCCTGGCTTATTTGTGATTACGAATCCAGAACATAACAACAACAATGATAGTATTTTTGTGGGAGTTATTCGGACAACTTTCAAGTTTTAA
- a CDS encoding PRC-barrel domain-containing protein: protein MTSEQIIRRSDILNTQVITRDNGKRLGIISQVWVDVDQREVVALSLRDSLISISGVPRYMYLNNINQIGDVILVDNEDVIEDIEVESYSNIVTWEVITETGDVLGKVRGFKFNGETGKIYAITIASLGLPQIPDQFLSTYEISVDEIVSTGPNRLIVFEGAEERVTQLTVGLLERLGIGRAPWDREEAEEYGTGYASRTIAPSNQLPPGVPLEQPKPKITRAPEPVMEEQWDEDYYEEERPQRRVMEARQYESVQYEEEEEEDNWSEATGQDKYKAQAKYESKPKNPKPYSTEYDDYDDDLDRDAWADDEPPKPVNIPKKVKERQPEYEEEGGY, encoded by the coding sequence ATGACCTCTGAACAAATTATTAGACGTTCCGATATTTTAAACACCCAGGTAATCACCCGCGATAACGGCAAACGGCTTGGCATTATCAGCCAAGTTTGGGTTGATGTCGATCAGCGAGAGGTTGTGGCTCTAAGCTTGCGAGACAGCCTGATCTCTATTTCTGGCGTGCCACGTTATATGTATCTTAATAACATCAACCAGATTGGCGATGTCATCTTGGTTGATAATGAAGATGTCATAGAGGATATTGAAGTCGAATCTTACAGCAACATAGTCACCTGGGAAGTCATCACAGAAACAGGAGACGTGTTGGGTAAAGTCCGGGGCTTCAAGTTCAACGGGGAAACAGGAAAGATTTACGCCATCACAATTGCGTCTTTAGGGCTACCGCAAATCCCCGACCAATTTCTGAGCACTTACGAGATTTCGGTAGACGAAATTGTCAGCACGGGACCAAATCGACTGATTGTATTTGAAGGCGCAGAAGAACGAGTCACCCAGCTGACAGTTGGTTTGTTAGAGCGTTTGGGTATTGGGAGAGCACCTTGGGACCGTGAAGAAGCGGAAGAATATGGTACAGGCTATGCTTCCCGCACCATAGCACCAAGCAATCAATTACCACCAGGCGTTCCATTAGAGCAACCAAAGCCAAAAATTACCCGCGCACCCGAACCTGTCATGGAGGAGCAATGGGATGAGGATTATTATGAAGAAGAACGTCCTCAGCGTCGGGTGATGGAAGCACGGCAGTACGAATCCGTTCAGTACGAAGAAGAAGAGGAAGAAGATAATTGGAGTGAAGCAACGGGTCAAGATAAGTACAAGGCACAAGCAAAGTACGAATCAAAGCCCAAAAACCCCAAGCCATACAGCACTGAGTATGACGATTATGACGACGATTTAGATCGCGATGCTTGGGCTGATGACGAACCACCAAAACCCGTGAATATTCCTAAGAAGGTTAAGGAAAGACAGCCAGAGTACGAAGAAGAAGGCGGGTATTAA
- the phnD gene encoding phosphate/phosphite/phosphonate ABC transporter substrate-binding protein yields the protein MKRRKFLWYSLLFSSGCTVANNLNDISKKSVVNLPTKLRFTVTDVKGFKELQQDYGAFRTVLEEILNIKIEFFPVESFIAAAPALQLGQVDIVLAGPSEYVILNARAKAVPIVAITRPKYHSVIAVRADSGIKSISQLKGKKIAMRAKAGTAGHIYPTKLLLDAGLDPKSDVKILFLGDKGMEALKKGEVDALARSFSGYEKALRDAGLSETEFPVIASGPHLPSDVFVVSNHIDPAFREHIGNLMLKYQDKLLQSILVSPANEQFQGSKMMTAVDADYNMIREVYKAIGEGEFIN from the coding sequence ATGAAAAGACGTAAATTTCTTTGGTATTCTCTCCTTTTTAGTAGTGGTTGTACGGTGGCCAATAATCTGAATGATATTTCTAAGAAATCAGTTGTAAATTTACCTACAAAACTAAGATTTACGGTAACAGATGTTAAAGGTTTTAAAGAACTACAGCAAGATTATGGAGCCTTTCGGACTGTATTAGAGGAGATATTAAATATAAAAATTGAATTTTTTCCTGTAGAAAGTTTCATAGCAGCAGCACCTGCTTTACAGTTAGGTCAAGTGGATATAGTGCTTGCCGGTCCATCAGAATATGTCATTTTAAATGCTAGAGCAAAAGCAGTTCCTATAGTTGCCATTACAAGACCAAAATACCACTCAGTCATTGCTGTTCGTGCTGACAGTGGTATCAAATCAATATCTCAATTAAAAGGCAAAAAAATTGCTATGCGAGCAAAGGCTGGAACTGCTGGGCATATTTATCCTACAAAGCTTCTTCTTGATGCTGGGTTAGATCCAAAATCTGATGTTAAAATTCTCTTTCTAGGAGACAAGGGAATGGAAGCTTTGAAAAAAGGAGAAGTTGATGCTTTAGCACGCTCTTTTTCAGGATACGAAAAAGCTTTGAGAGACGCAGGTTTATCTGAAACAGAATTTCCAGTGATAGCGAGTGGACCGCATTTGCCTAGCGATGTGTTTGTTGTCAGTAACCATATCGATCCAGCTTTCAGGGAACACATAGGAAATTTGATGCTCAAATATCAAGATAAATTACTTCAATCTATCTTGGTATCCCCAGCTAACGAGCAGTTTCAAGGCTCAAAAATGATGACGGCTGTTGATGCTGATTACAATATGATTCGTGAAGTTTATAAAGCAATAGGGGAAGGTGAGTTTATTAATTAA